A single window of Oerskovia paurometabola DNA harbors:
- the rpsO gene encoding 30S ribosomal protein S15: MPLDTATKQRIMTEYATSEGDTGSPEVQIAMLTQRIKDLTEHLKEHKHDHHSRRGLLLLVGQRRRLLGYLQKVDINRYRSLIERLGLRR; the protein is encoded by the coding sequence CCCCTCGACACTGCCACCAAGCAGCGCATCATGACCGAGTACGCCACGAGCGAGGGCGACACCGGTTCGCCCGAGGTCCAGATCGCGATGCTGACGCAGCGCATCAAGGACCTGACCGAGCACCTCAAGGAGCACAAGCACGACCACCACAGCCGTCGTGGCCTGCTGCTCCTCGTCGGCCAGCGTCGCCGTCTCCTCGGCTACCTGCAGAAGGTCGACATCAACCGCTACCGCAGCCTCATCGAGCGCCTCGGCCTGCGTCGCTGA
- a CDS encoding polyribonucleotide nucleotidyltransferase, translating to MEGPEIEFTEATIDNGRFGTRTVRFETGRLARQAGGSAAAYLDGETMLLSTTTAGKHPKDQFDFFPLTVDVEERQYAAGKIPGSFFRREGRPSTEAILACRLIDRPLRPLFVKGLRNEVQVVITVLAIHPDDAYDTLAINAASISTQLSGLPFSGPIGAVRVALIDGQWVAFPKYSDKERAVFDMVVAGRVVGDDVAITMVEAEATEGSWNLIKNEGVGAPTEEVVAGGLEAAKPFIRTLVEAQQELAAKAAKPVQDFPTFPDYQDDVYAAVEAAATARLGEALSIADKQDRENRLDEIKAEIQAELASDFAGREKEISAAYRSVQKKLIRARILTDGFRIDGRGLADIRTLSAEVEVLPRVHGSAIFERGETQILGVTTLNMLRMEQQLDTLSPETRKRYMHNYNFPPYSTGETGRVGSPKRREIGHGALAERAIVPVLPSREEFPYAIRQVSEALGSNGSTSMGSVCASTLSLLNAGVPLRAAVAGIAMGLVSDTVDGETRYAALTDILGAEDAFGDMDFKVAGTREFITAIQLDTKLDGIPASVLAGALTQARDARLTILDVLNEAIDVPDEMSPNAPRVIAVKVPVDKIGEVIGPKGKMINQIQEETGADISIEDDGTVYIGATDGPSAEAARAAINAIANPHVPEIGERFVGTVVKTTSFGAFVSLSPGKDGLLHISQIRKLVGGKRVENVEDVLSIGQKVQVEIGEIDPRGKLSLHAVVEGSDDAPADAEAPAGDDA from the coding sequence GTGGAGGGTCCCGAGATCGAATTCACCGAAGCAACGATCGACAACGGTCGCTTCGGAACCCGTACCGTCCGGTTCGAGACCGGACGCCTCGCGCGCCAGGCCGGTGGCTCCGCCGCCGCCTACCTGGACGGCGAGACCATGCTGCTGTCGACCACGACGGCCGGCAAGCACCCCAAGGACCAGTTCGACTTCTTCCCCCTGACGGTGGACGTCGAGGAGCGGCAGTACGCCGCCGGCAAGATCCCCGGTTCGTTCTTCCGTCGTGAGGGTCGCCCCTCGACCGAGGCGATCCTGGCCTGCCGCCTGATCGACCGCCCGCTGCGCCCCCTGTTCGTCAAGGGCCTGCGCAACGAGGTCCAGGTCGTCATCACCGTGCTCGCGATCCACCCGGACGACGCGTACGACACCCTGGCCATCAACGCCGCGTCGATCTCGACGCAGCTCTCCGGCCTGCCGTTCTCCGGCCCGATCGGCGCCGTCCGCGTCGCCCTGATCGACGGCCAGTGGGTCGCGTTCCCCAAGTACTCCGACAAGGAGCGCGCCGTCTTCGACATGGTCGTGGCGGGGCGTGTCGTGGGTGACGACGTCGCGATCACCATGGTCGAGGCCGAGGCCACCGAGGGTTCCTGGAACCTCATCAAGAACGAGGGCGTCGGCGCCCCGACCGAAGAGGTCGTCGCAGGCGGCCTCGAGGCCGCCAAGCCCTTCATCCGCACGCTCGTCGAGGCGCAGCAGGAGCTCGCGGCCAAGGCCGCCAAGCCCGTGCAGGACTTCCCGACGTTCCCGGACTACCAGGACGACGTCTACGCCGCGGTCGAGGCCGCTGCGACGGCCCGCCTGGGCGAGGCCCTGAGCATCGCCGACAAGCAGGACCGCGAGAACCGTCTCGACGAGATCAAGGCCGAGATCCAGGCCGAGCTCGCCAGCGACTTCGCGGGCCGCGAGAAGGAGATCTCCGCCGCGTACCGCTCGGTGCAGAAGAAGCTCATCCGCGCGCGCATCCTCACGGACGGCTTCCGCATCGACGGTCGTGGGCTCGCGGACATCCGCACCCTGTCGGCCGAGGTCGAGGTCCTGCCCCGCGTGCACGGCTCGGCGATCTTCGAGCGCGGTGAGACCCAGATCCTGGGTGTCACCACGCTCAACATGCTCCGCATGGAGCAGCAGCTCGACACGCTCTCCCCGGAGACGCGCAAGCGCTACATGCACAACTACAACTTCCCGCCCTACTCGACCGGCGAGACCGGCCGCGTGGGCAGCCCGAAGCGTCGCGAGATCGGGCACGGCGCCCTCGCCGAGCGCGCGATCGTGCCGGTGCTGCCGAGCCGCGAGGAGTTCCCCTACGCGATCCGTCAGGTCTCCGAGGCCCTCGGGTCCAACGGCTCGACCTCGATGGGCTCCGTGTGCGCCTCGACCCTCTCGCTCCTCAACGCCGGTGTGCCGCTGCGCGCAGCGGTCGCGGGCATCGCGATGGGTCTCGTCTCCGACACCGTCGACGGCGAGACGCGCTACGCGGCGCTGACCGACATCCTCGGTGCCGAGGACGCCTTCGGCGACATGGACTTCAAGGTCGCCGGTACGCGCGAGTTCATCACGGCCATCCAGCTCGACACCAAGCTCGACGGCATCCCCGCCTCGGTCCTGGCCGGCGCGCTGACCCAGGCCCGCGACGCGCGCCTGACCATCCTGGACGTCCTCAACGAGGCCATCGACGTGCCGGACGAGATGAGCCCCAACGCTCCTCGCGTCATCGCGGTCAAGGTCCCCGTGGACAAGATCGGCGAGGTCATCGGCCCGAAGGGCAAGATGATCAACCAGATCCAGGAGGAGACGGGCGCGGACATCTCCATCGAGGACGACGGCACCGTGTACATCGGTGCCACCGACGGCCCCTCCGCAGAGGCCGCCCGCGCGGCGATCAACGCGATCGCCAACCCGCACGTCCCCGAGATCGGCGAGCGCTTCGTCGGCACGGTCGTCAAGACCACGTCGTTCGGCGCCTTCGTCTCGCTGTCCCCGGGCAAGGACGGTCTGCTGCACATCAGCCAGATCCGCAAGCTCGTCGGTGGCAAGCGCGTCGAGAACGTCGAGGACGTCCTGTCGATCGGCCAGAAGGTCCAGGTCGAGATCGGCGAGATCGACCCGCGCGGCAAGCTCTCGCTGCACGCGGTCGTCGAGGGCTCGGACGACGCTCCGGCCGACGCCGAGGCACCTGCCGGGGACGACGCCTGA
- a CDS encoding M16 family metallopeptidase: protein MPWNLPLVPSGSPEGELTAGQDGATIRRSVLPGGVRVLTESMPGLRSATVGAWVGVGSRDETDGHFGSTHFLEHLLFKGTARRSAMDIAEAFDAVGGEANAATGKEHTCYYARVLDSDLPMAVDVITDMVTSARLDEDELETERGVILEELAMNDDDPSDVVHEEFAQAVLAGHPLGRPIGGTPDTINAVPRSAVWEHYQWHYRPETLVVAAAGGVDHDTLCEQVASALTTGGWELDPAGTPRARRDNADVQGVGIEGVELTIRRTVEQANVIIGGTGLSATDDRRFVLSVLSAVLGGGMSSRLFQEIREKRGLAYSTYSFASGHGGIGTFGLYAGCAPSKVDQVTELMTSELEKLAESGITQAELDRSIGQLSGGLVLGLEDSGSRMSRLGKSELVFGELLSVAESLERIRSVTSDDVRKLAEELASRPRSTVRVGPFGD from the coding sequence GTGCCCTGGAACCTTCCGCTCGTCCCCTCGGGTTCGCCCGAGGGTGAGCTGACCGCCGGGCAGGACGGGGCGACGATTCGTCGCTCGGTCCTGCCCGGCGGGGTTCGGGTCCTCACCGAGTCGATGCCGGGCCTGCGCTCGGCGACCGTCGGAGCATGGGTCGGCGTCGGCTCGCGCGACGAGACCGACGGTCACTTCGGCTCCACGCACTTCCTGGAGCACCTGCTCTTCAAGGGAACTGCCCGCCGGTCCGCGATGGACATCGCCGAGGCGTTCGACGCCGTCGGCGGTGAGGCCAACGCCGCGACCGGCAAGGAGCACACCTGTTACTACGCTCGCGTGCTCGACTCCGACCTGCCCATGGCGGTCGACGTCATCACCGACATGGTCACCTCGGCCCGTCTCGACGAGGACGAGCTCGAGACCGAGCGCGGCGTGATCCTCGAAGAGCTCGCGATGAACGACGACGACCCGTCGGACGTCGTGCACGAGGAGTTCGCGCAGGCCGTCCTGGCCGGGCACCCGCTGGGGCGCCCGATCGGCGGTACGCCGGACACCATCAACGCCGTGCCGCGCAGCGCCGTCTGGGAGCACTACCAGTGGCACTACCGTCCGGAGACGCTCGTCGTCGCCGCGGCCGGTGGGGTCGATCACGACACGCTGTGCGAGCAGGTCGCGTCCGCGCTCACGACCGGTGGCTGGGAACTCGACCCTGCGGGCACGCCTCGCGCCCGCCGCGACAACGCGGACGTGCAGGGCGTGGGGATCGAGGGCGTCGAGCTCACGATCCGCCGTACCGTCGAGCAGGCCAACGTCATCATCGGTGGGACGGGCCTGTCCGCGACGGACGACCGCCGCTTCGTGCTCTCGGTGCTCAGCGCCGTCCTCGGTGGCGGCATGAGCTCGCGGCTCTTCCAGGAGATTCGCGAGAAGCGGGGCCTGGCGTACTCGACGTACTCGTTCGCGTCGGGCCACGGCGGCATCGGGACGTTCGGCCTGTACGCGGGCTGCGCGCCCTCGAAGGTCGACCAGGTCACCGAGCTCATGACGAGCGAGCTCGAGAAGCTCGCCGAGTCGGGCATCACGCAGGCCGAGCTGGACCGGAGCATCGGTCAGCTCTCGGGCGGGCTGGTGCTGGGCCTCGAGGACTCGGGCTCGCGCATGAGCCGCCTGGGCAAGTCGGAGCTCGTGTTCGGCGAGCTGCTGAGCGTCGCCGAGTCGCTCGAACGGATCCGTTCGGTGACGTCCGACGACGTGCGCAAGCTCGCGGAGGAGCTCGCCTCCCGCCCGCGCTCGACCGTGCGTGTGGGTCCTTTCGGGGACTGA
- the dapB gene encoding 4-hydroxy-tetrahydrodipicolinate reductase, with the protein MKVAVLGAAGRMGATVCAAVEAAGDMELVARIDAGDDLAQVAAAGAQVAVDFTVPAVTEDNVHALIDLGVHAVVGTTGWTDVSRGRLVAHLGRKAAEGTSVGVLIAPNFGLSAVLAMTFAAKAARYFESAEVIELHHPNKVDAPSGTATHTAGAIAKARAEAGLGASPDATESGWEARGADVDGVRVHAVRLRGLVAHEEILFGNEGEQLIIRQDSFDRVSFMPGVLLGIREVVSRPGLTVGLENVMDLS; encoded by the coding sequence ATCAAGGTCGCCGTCCTCGGCGCGGCCGGGCGCATGGGCGCCACGGTGTGCGCGGCGGTCGAGGCCGCCGGTGACATGGAGCTGGTCGCCCGGATCGACGCGGGGGACGACCTCGCGCAGGTCGCCGCCGCGGGCGCCCAGGTCGCGGTCGACTTCACGGTCCCCGCAGTCACCGAGGACAACGTGCACGCGCTCATCGACCTGGGCGTGCACGCGGTCGTGGGCACCACGGGCTGGACGGACGTGAGCCGTGGGCGCCTCGTCGCGCACCTGGGGCGCAAGGCGGCCGAGGGCACGAGCGTCGGCGTGCTGATCGCCCCGAACTTCGGCCTGTCCGCGGTGCTCGCCATGACGTTCGCGGCCAAGGCGGCACGCTACTTCGAGTCGGCCGAGGTCATCGAGCTGCACCACCCGAACAAGGTCGACGCACCCAGCGGCACCGCGACGCACACGGCAGGGGCCATCGCCAAGGCCCGCGCGGAGGCGGGGCTGGGCGCGAGCCCCGACGCGACCGAGTCCGGCTGGGAGGCGCGCGGCGCCGACGTCGACGGGGTCCGGGTGCACGCGGTGCGCCTGCGCGGCCTGGTCGCGCACGAGGAGATCCTCTTCGGGAACGAGGGCGAGCAGCTGATCATCCGCCAGGACTCGTTCGACCGGGTGTCGTTCATGCCCGGCGTGCTGCTCGGCATCCGCGAGGTCGTCTCGCGCCCGGGCCTCACCGTCGGGCTCGAGAACGTCATGGACCTCTCGTGA
- a CDS encoding GNAT family N-acetyltransferase: protein MALFSESADVSVRPAVPGDEVAMTAIQIESWRTAHADVLGAAVLDALDVPRMQEQWAGAVSSPPGPGFAVLVALAADRVVGFAAVAPGQLVALEVLPAHQRGGHGSRLLSAAVDRLRQDGSEEVVAWILDGDTAREQFLGGAGLGPDQRTRTLATGVRDVVEHRWSASI, encoded by the coding sequence ATGGCCCTCTTCAGCGAGTCGGCGGACGTCTCCGTCCGTCCGGCAGTCCCCGGCGACGAGGTCGCGATGACCGCGATCCAGATCGAGTCCTGGCGCACCGCGCACGCCGACGTGCTGGGCGCGGCCGTGCTCGACGCGCTCGACGTCCCCCGGATGCAGGAGCAGTGGGCCGGGGCCGTGTCCTCCCCGCCGGGGCCCGGCTTCGCGGTGCTCGTGGCGCTCGCCGCGGACCGCGTCGTGGGCTTCGCGGCCGTCGCGCCCGGGCAGCTCGTCGCGCTCGAGGTCCTGCCCGCCCACCAGCGCGGGGGCCACGGTTCACGGCTGCTGTCCGCGGCCGTCGACCGGCTGCGCCAGGACGGCTCCGAGGAGGTCGTGGCCTGGATCCTGGACGGCGACACCGCGCGCGAGCAGTTCCTGGGCGGTGCCGGGCTGGGCCCCGACCAGCGGACCCGGACGCTCGCGACCGGGGTGCGCGACGTCGTCGAGCACCGGTGGAGCGCCTCGATCTGA
- a CDS encoding AzlD domain-containing protein — protein sequence MSDAALWATVIAASLVCLGLKLAGHLIPEHWLASDRVARTAALVTASLLAALVAVQTVGDGQGITLDARLPALGVAAVALALRAPFLVVVILAAATAAGLRALGLA from the coding sequence ATGTCCGACGCCGCCCTGTGGGCCACCGTGATCGCGGCCTCGCTCGTGTGCCTCGGGCTCAAGCTCGCGGGGCACCTGATCCCCGAGCACTGGCTCGCGTCCGACCGCGTCGCGCGCACCGCGGCCCTCGTCACGGCCTCGCTGCTGGCCGCGCTCGTGGCCGTCCAGACGGTCGGGGACGGTCAGGGGATCACGCTCGACGCGCGCCTGCCCGCGCTCGGCGTCGCGGCGGTCGCGCTGGCTCTGCGGGCGCCGTTCCTCGTCGTCGTGATCCTCGCGGCCGCGACGGCCGCGGGCCTGCGCGCGCTCGGTCTCGCATGA
- a CDS encoding AzlC family ABC transporter permease has protein sequence MPSVPAAPDERTEVRAAVRQAVSVSIATGLYGISFGALSVVAGLDLPQTMVLSLLMFSGGSQFALLGVVASGGTSAAAVTTAGLLGLRNTLYGAQLSPLLALHGWRRVLAAHVTIDESTAVATAQRSKAAFRAGFWWTGIGIFVVWNLLTLVGALAGDAMGDPKAWGLDAAAGAAFLALLWPRLASRVMQLTAALAVVVAVALLPFVPPGVPVLAAAAVAIVVGQVARQPRQPVTVTEYVPDGAAPPSPARSPEAPPATARPAGPTDPTGPADPAGPADPATPSDPPTTTDRTEEP, from the coding sequence GTGCCGTCGGTGCCCGCAGCGCCCGACGAGCGCACCGAGGTGCGCGCCGCCGTGCGGCAGGCCGTGTCCGTCTCGATCGCCACGGGCCTCTACGGCATCTCGTTCGGGGCGCTGTCCGTGGTCGCAGGGCTGGACCTGCCGCAGACCATGGTCCTGAGCCTGCTCATGTTCTCGGGCGGGTCGCAGTTCGCGCTCCTCGGCGTGGTGGCGTCGGGCGGGACGTCCGCCGCCGCGGTCACGACCGCTGGCCTGCTCGGCCTGCGCAACACCCTCTACGGCGCACAGCTCTCACCGCTGCTCGCGCTCCACGGCTGGCGGCGCGTCCTCGCGGCCCACGTCACGATCGACGAGTCGACGGCTGTCGCGACCGCGCAGCGCAGCAAGGCAGCCTTCCGGGCCGGGTTCTGGTGGACCGGGATCGGGATCTTCGTCGTGTGGAACCTGCTCACGCTCGTCGGCGCGCTCGCCGGGGACGCCATGGGCGACCCCAAGGCGTGGGGCCTCGACGCCGCCGCGGGTGCGGCGTTCCTCGCGCTCCTGTGGCCCCGCCTCGCGAGCCGCGTCATGCAGCTCACCGCGGCGCTCGCGGTCGTCGTGGCGGTCGCGCTGCTCCCGTTCGTGCCGCCCGGGGTCCCCGTGCTCGCGGCGGCGGCCGTGGCCATCGTGGTCGGGCAGGTCGCCCGGCAGCCGCGGCAGCCCGTCACGGTCACGGAGTACGTGCCCGACGGCGCCGCGCCCCCTTCGCCCGCTCGCTCGCCCGAGGCTCCGCCCGCCACGGCGCGCCCGGCCGGCCCCACTGACCCGACCGGCCCTGCTGATCCGGCGGGCCCCGCTGATCCGGCCACCCCGTCCGACCCGCCCACCACGACCGACCGCACCGAGGAGCCCTGA